aaaataaaataaataacaaacataatatttgtactgGGCTGAAATTACCACCGTGGTAATTTGAAGTTTTCTCACGCTGGTGAATCGGAAAAACTGGAAAACACGGTGGACCATCCCGCGCAGGGTACACTGTACCTACATAACGTactattcctatataatattattattattattattattattattattaataataattgtgcccAAATCTAACCTCGTGACGCGTTCGGTTTCAGTATTGCGACCTCGACGAATTCCTGTCCGAAAACGGATTGCCGGTGGAAGGCGACCACCAGAACGGAACGACCGCGGGCAACGTTAACCCGGGCACCATAGTGGCGGTCGGCCACCAGGGTGGCGCACTCATGCCGGGCGCCAACAACCGCCTGtcctcgccgccgccgccgccgccttcCATACACCCGATACAACACTTGCAGACAAACGGCGTGGGCGTCATACTGACCAAGCGCGAACCGTCTCCGTCGCCCAGCGAACCGCTCAGCCCGATCACCATAAACCCGGCGTCACCAGCAGATTCAAGTAAGTTTCGTCTAGAAGTCtagaaaatatgtatactttGTTATTCTGATCATAATCGTCGTCGTGAGTGTGCGACGggacacgaaaaaaaaattagtcatactataaaaaaaatcgatagaCTATCGGACCTTTGATACGGTGACAAAACGTTACGATGTACACCTTATACCAATACGTGTTTATCATATTTCGTTCCTGTCGCCATCatcgataatgttattatgattatatgaattatatgacattatgactattaatacataatacagtcattacatattattagtacaACAAGTTCTACGTGTACTTATGGCGTGCGTTTCGTTTTTGCAGCATTGTCATTCGCGTCGTCCAGCAGAGACTTCGACCCGAGAACAAGGCCGTTTTCCGACGAAGAATTGAAGCCGCAGCCAATGGTAAAGAAATCAAGGAAACAGGTGAGAAGGGCCTCGTTAACTTGATTggtttattattgtcattacaaCGCGAACTTACTCGCGGCTCTATTGACATCCCATATTGACcataatttttcattagtttGTACCGGATGGGCTGAAAGATGAGAAATACTGGGCAAGACGTAGAAAAAACAACATGGCGGCAAAGCGATCGAGAGACGCGAGACGAATGAAAGAGAACCAAATTGCATTGAGAGCAGGGTTTTTAGAAAAAGAGGTATTTAACTCGTACAATGggacgaatattattaaaagaatatcAATAAAGCTTATAAACTGCAGTGGTTTTAATAGGGGAGGTCCCCATAGGTGCAATTCAAAACTAAAtccggtattaaaaataaaatctaaacaaaacCGCTTAATCTTACCCAGCCTATTTCATCGTATCTATAGGTTTGTTTTCAGGCACCCAATAATATTTCTCAGTTGAACAGTGATAACGCTATATgaaaatcactaaaaaatatgtacctattgctTGTCATATTAAAAATCGAATGACCACAATATTAAGTCCGAtggaaataacaattattaaaatgattatacaaagttctatttcattaataaatgcATTGATGATTAATTAATCATGTTACGTCACATTGtacttcatataataatttatcatcgataaatattaatttatttccaatcttgtaatttaactatatgcgtgtacggtgtacctataaaaaaaaaggtattttaacgatcgaataggtacttacatactTTTTATTCATCATTAGGCTATTTTTAATTCAcgtggttattacttattagttattaatagttACGGTGAACTAATATTAGGATTTTGATTAAGAAGCCAAAACATAGGTGCACTATAAAAACTGCTGATATAGTCGACTTTAAACCTGTGTAGATTTAtctaaactttatatttaaatttctggGTGTAGAACCGTATTTGTGCGTTTCGCACAAaatacgtaatacgtataataCCTTTGCTTTACTAACAAAATAGTAAacagattattaatataaaaataataaaatacgtattcTTGTACATTACAGAACATGGGCCTTCGACAAGAGATGGAACGTTTAAAGAAAGAAAATTTAGCACTCCGAGATCGTCTTTCAAAGTTCGAGATCTAGAATATTTCCCGTGGATTTGTATGCACCATAATACCCTTATCCTctgtgtttttgaaaaaaaaaaataccttaccCAAATTGTCGTTACTATTTATCGCACCGTTGACCGTCAGCTCGTTAATAAACACTCACTCTTCCAACGCACCGCGGTGGTCGTCTGTAAGGAGTCGTGTATAGAaatgagttatattataattaatacgttgtagtttataaaacataaaaatgcatataatcatatataatatgtatacaataataaatattattgttataacgcAACTGATCTCAATTCCAAATACGAAAGAAATTCcacattcaatattatcaaacaatttatttatgggACCTCAGCAGATTCTCAGGAAGAAAACAAATTTGTCAATAAAACAGCAATGGATTCAAAATAACATGATATCACACAAAGTTAATTTTCCCGAGTTTAAACTTACAATAGCATTTAAGTCGATGTACATGGTTTTTGTTGTTCTGTACATAAAATAGgtctacaattattaaattattaattatattattattattttattattattattattatttttattattattattattattattattattataaatcgtcctatttatatgtttttataaaaatgaaatgcgTGTTAAcctgacatattatattaatatagtcttgataagtataaaaaaatattataaacgtaaaaaaaataattcattggTACAAGATaagactttataatatatatataataatattataatatattataatggtaattgagaaaaaaaaacagaatttattttcgatttattctcattttttttttgcattggtcattattatgtatttagaatATTGACCCTTCTAGATGCAATTTATTTCATAACATGGTTTATATACTGTAGTGGACGATATGATTTCTTTAGTGAAGTTTTGAGGGATCTGTTTTCGTTTTACATCTATATCGTTGCGTGgggatttgttttatttatttatgcttccaatattgtataacatgtcAATTAATTCATAAGATCatcacaaattaattattaattgttttattttaatatgtatagatttcttaaatatattatatattatattataattattatccttcGTCTTCAATATGATTGACGAgcgtttttaatatgtttagttttaccattattatttaattgtttgattaGATACTTatctttttctttattattatttttagcaattaagtgttgatttttaaaaatgtttatttgtagacatttaaatgattattgacAGCTCGCTTATTGTTTCATAGGATTATTTAATTAGGCTTTAGAAAATTAAGGTATTTGTTCTAAGgatcatatttgatattttgtgaatagttactttttttataatactttaataacataatacctaattgtaattttgtttgaGAAAACAAACGTATGGGTCAGGGCTGCTGtaagattttcttttttttttctttttatatatatatgaacttcatatatacataacattgttgtcaaattataattatttccaaaaatgttattgttttgcatgaatattgaatatacacgAAATGACCATTAGCTTATcatgttattgattttaataatatataccttcactattagtttaaaaaagtatttcaatttttttcaatcacaAAATcttagttgaattaattttttatgatgtttacgactgtatatattttgtactctaTAATTGGACACTATTGGTTCTCCCGGAGTTACCACCAATggtgaaaattgaaaactaattgTTGCATGgcaacatatttatatacagaaTACCTTTCCTTAATTCCTTGACCAGCAGACAGCAGTCGCCAACCTTTCAGACTTCACTGGCCAACAATATAGTGATAAGTTCATGGCATTAAATTCCAAGGATCACatcttaaaatcataataatatgaatcttTTTAAGGAGATaataaatttaagataatacaTTTCTGTTGCTAGACGCTCCTTGACCACTCGGTGCTTAATAATAGCTATAGCCTGTAGCCTTCTTATatgaatagtatataatatatttcatatttatataataaattattatattctcaatattgctaatttggtaaaaaaaaaaaaaaaacttcccaTACTCCGTATAGGCATGGTATGATACTATCgttggtaggtataggtactcctTATTATCGCAACAGCACAATATGATTATCATTTTTGgtgaacattaatataatattattataacataattacggTATcaataacctataggtatacaaaattctTAAGTTTCACAGGTTCTTACACAatgattatttttctaaatcgTTCGTGAATATTGTACTGCAATTTTATTTGCGTGAAATacgattcaaaaaataattaatactttatacattttctatataacaaaattatatgtaatgaGTGTAGGTTTCGCGCACTTGATGATCGCCGCCTTGTCCCCAACCTATAACTACGGGATACGGCACTGCAGGATCCATATCAAAGG
This portion of the Acyrthosiphon pisum isolate AL4f chromosome A1, pea_aphid_22Mar2018_4r6ur, whole genome shotgun sequence genome encodes:
- the pdp1 gene encoding par domain protein 1, translating into MYEAKCIVMDYQHHNAQLQAQTQQHLQQLQSLAPDSTRWNQYQQFWRHQMLMNGKACGVPRDGNPDKKEENELLWTNVVESQSAFLGPNLWDNKTIPYDNDLKYCDLDEFLSENGLPVEGDHQNGTTAGNVNPGTIVAVGHQGGALMPGANNRLSSPPPPPPSIHPIQHLQTNGVGVILTKREPSPSPSEPLSPITINPASPADSTLSFASSSRDFDPRTRPFSDEELKPQPMFVPDGLKDEKYWARRRKNNMAAKRSRDARRMKENQIALRAGFLEKENMGLRQEMERLKKENLALRDRLSKFEI
- the pdp1 gene encoding par domain protein 1 isoform X1, producing the protein MYEAKCIVMDYQHHNAQLQAQTQQHLQQLQSLAPDSTRWNQYQQFWRHQMLMNGKACGVPRDGNPDKKEENELLWTNVVESQSAFLGPNLWDNKTIPYDNDLKYCDLDEFLSENGLPVEGDHQNGTTAGNVNPGTIVAVGHQGGALMPGANNRLSSPPPPPPSIHPIQHLQTNGVGVILTKREPSPSPSEPLSPITINPASPADSTLSFASSSRDFDPRTRPFSDEELKPQPMVKKSRKQFVPDGLKDEKYWARRRKNNMAAKRSRDARRMKENQIALRAGFLEKENMGLRQEMERLKKENLALRDRLSKFEI